In Streptomyces capitiformicae, one genomic interval encodes:
- the rodA gene encoding rod shape-determining protein RodA encodes MTGNSFSVSGYGPERSGWTRLFARDSLARRLDWPILFSAIALSLIGAALVYSATRNRTELNQGDPYYFLLRHLLNTGIGFALMAGTVWLGHRTLRTAVPILYGISVLLILLVLTPLGATINGAHAWIVVGGGFSLQPSEFVKVTIILGMAMLLAARVDAGDKPHPDHRTVVQALGLATVPILIVLLMPDLGSVMVMVVIVLGVLLTSGASNRWIFGLLGTGALGAVLVWQLGVLDEYQINRFAAFANPELDPAGVGYNTNQARIAIGSGGLLGTGLFKGSQTTGQFVPEQQTDFVFTVAGEELGFVGAGLIILLLGVVLWRACRIARETTELYGTIVAGGIIAWFAFQSFENIGMTLGIMPVAGLPLPFVSYGGSSMFAVWVAVGLLQSIRVQRPMSA; translated from the coding sequence ATGACCGGCAACAGCTTCTCCGTCTCCGGGTACGGGCCCGAACGCTCCGGCTGGACCCGGCTGTTCGCCCGCGACTCCCTCGCCCGCCGGCTCGACTGGCCGATACTGTTCTCGGCCATCGCGCTCTCCCTCATCGGCGCGGCCCTCGTCTACTCGGCGACCCGCAACCGCACCGAGCTCAACCAGGGCGACCCGTACTACTTCCTCCTTCGGCACCTGCTCAACACCGGCATCGGCTTCGCCCTGATGGCCGGCACGGTCTGGCTCGGCCACCGCACCCTGCGCACGGCCGTGCCGATCCTCTACGGCATCTCGGTGCTGCTGATCCTGCTGGTGCTCACCCCGCTGGGCGCGACCATCAACGGCGCCCACGCGTGGATCGTCGTCGGCGGCGGCTTCTCGCTCCAGCCCTCCGAGTTCGTGAAGGTCACGATCATCCTCGGCATGGCGATGCTGCTGGCGGCCAGAGTCGACGCGGGCGACAAGCCCCACCCCGACCACCGCACGGTCGTCCAGGCCCTCGGCCTCGCCACCGTCCCGATACTGATCGTCCTGCTCATGCCCGACCTCGGCTCGGTCATGGTCATGGTGGTCATCGTCCTCGGCGTGCTGCTCACCTCCGGCGCGTCCAACCGTTGGATCTTCGGCCTCCTCGGCACGGGCGCGCTCGGCGCGGTGCTGGTCTGGCAGCTCGGGGTGCTCGACGAGTACCAGATCAACCGCTTCGCCGCGTTCGCCAACCCCGAGCTCGACCCGGCGGGTGTCGGCTACAACACCAACCAGGCCCGTATCGCCATCGGTTCCGGCGGGCTGCTCGGCACCGGGCTGTTCAAGGGTTCGCAGACGACCGGACAGTTCGTGCCCGAGCAGCAGACCGACTTCGTCTTCACGGTGGCGGGGGAGGAACTGGGCTTCGTCGGCGCCGGTTTGATCATCCTGCTGCTCGGTGTGGTCCTCTGGCGTGCGTGCCGGATCGCCCGCGAGACCACTGAGCTGTACGGCACGATCGTCGCCGGCGGCATCATCGCCTGGTTCGCGTTCCAGTCCTTCGAGAACATCGGGATGACCCTCGGAATCATGCCGGTGGCGGGCCTGCCGCTGCCGTTCGTGTCGTACGGAGGGTCGTCGATGTTCGCGGTGTGGGTGGCGGTGGGGTTGCTGCAGTCGATCAGGGTGCAGCGACCCATGTCGGCGTAG
- the mrdA gene encoding penicillin-binding protein 2 translates to MTNIPETGRTPRVQIRLVIIQILVFSLLGTLGGRLWYLQIREGDAYAKEASGNHVQQVVQPAVRGSILDARGVPIADNETRLVVSASRTELLKMDDDGKAVLTKLAGVLDMKPKEVMDKVRLCDSETPQPCWNGSPYQPIPITDEATAKQALQIRERSEDFPGITAEPQAVRRYASPGGSNTAQVLGYLSPVTDEEITKAQDTDSPYLRSDQVGRSGLERRYDKELRGKAGVTRYEVDNLGRVIGEAESDPAEPGANLVTSIDARVQRIAEYELNEAMKEARKQMDRNTGTNYKADSGAVVVMEAKTGRVVAMASNPDYDPNAWVGGISAKDYAKLTGKKSNYPLLNRAIQGQSAPGSIFKVVPTAAAVNAGYSFNGPYECSSSYSIGGQVFKNFESKGYGAISLGKALEVSCDTVFYRLSHEEWKRDGGIKPKKNANDWFYKTAHQFGLGAETGIDLPNEVTGRIPDRQWKQDYWKANKDAWCKTGKKGGTYAEQIAYENCLEGNRMRAGDSVNYSIGQGDTLVTPIQMATIYGAISNGGTLYDPTVGKAIISADGKSVQEIDPKSHGKLPIDKTTLAKMDDALEGVATRGTAAWRFQGWPQDEIPMHAKTGTAEVYGKQTTSWFATYTKDYSIVMTISQGGTGSGASAPAVRKLYNALYGVSEDGKIDKKKALLPTPQKGLPKIESDGSIDAPKLETYPPKKTEEELAEEEAQTVAAGPEAQPVSFEQGMGAVIAVPGTWAVVTERGEGAVDTDQPAAIVSTRGGNGNRAARRRTGCGRAAKGRGAVSTCGSAAMGVPPVERSRDWGSDQPRRRRSRPTTARLGTQSGALTRRTSV, encoded by the coding sequence GTGACCAACATCCCGGAGACCGGGCGGACCCCACGGGTCCAGATCCGGCTCGTCATCATCCAGATCCTCGTCTTCTCCCTCCTGGGCACCCTCGGCGGCCGCCTCTGGTACCTCCAGATCCGCGAAGGCGACGCCTACGCCAAGGAGGCATCGGGCAACCACGTCCAGCAGGTCGTGCAGCCCGCCGTGCGCGGCTCGATCCTCGACGCGCGCGGCGTCCCCATCGCCGACAACGAGACCCGGCTGGTGGTCTCCGCCTCCCGCACCGAGCTGCTGAAGATGGACGACGACGGCAAGGCCGTCCTCACCAAGCTCGCCGGCGTCCTGGACATGAAGCCCAAGGAGGTCATGGACAAGGTCCGCCTGTGCGACTCGGAGACGCCGCAGCCGTGTTGGAACGGCTCGCCGTACCAGCCGATCCCCATCACCGACGAGGCCACCGCCAAGCAGGCCCTGCAGATCCGCGAGCGCTCCGAGGACTTCCCCGGCATCACGGCGGAGCCCCAGGCCGTCCGCCGGTACGCCAGCCCGGGCGGCTCCAACACCGCGCAGGTCCTCGGCTATCTCTCCCCGGTCACCGACGAGGAGATCACCAAGGCCCAGGACACCGACTCGCCGTACCTGCGCTCCGACCAGGTCGGCCGCAGCGGCCTGGAGCGCCGGTACGACAAGGAGCTGCGCGGCAAGGCAGGCGTCACCCGCTACGAGGTCGACAATCTCGGCCGCGTCATCGGCGAGGCCGAGTCGGACCCCGCCGAGCCCGGCGCCAACCTCGTCACCAGCATCGACGCCCGAGTGCAGCGCATCGCCGAGTACGAGCTCAACGAGGCGATGAAGGAAGCCCGCAAGCAGATGGACCGCAACACGGGGACGAACTACAAGGCCGACTCCGGTGCCGTCGTCGTCATGGAGGCCAAAACGGGCCGCGTCGTCGCCATGGCCTCCAACCCGGACTACGACCCCAACGCCTGGGTCGGCGGCATCTCCGCCAAGGACTACGCCAAGCTCACCGGCAAGAAGTCCAACTACCCGCTGCTGAACCGCGCGATCCAGGGCCAGTCGGCCCCCGGCTCCATCTTCAAGGTGGTCCCGACCGCCGCCGCGGTGAACGCGGGCTACTCCTTCAACGGCCCGTATGAATGCTCCAGTTCGTACTCGATCGGCGGCCAGGTCTTCAAGAACTTCGAGTCCAAGGGCTACGGGGCGATCAGCCTCGGCAAGGCTTTGGAGGTTTCCTGCGACACCGTCTTCTACCGCCTCTCCCACGAGGAGTGGAAGCGTGACGGTGGCATCAAGCCGAAGAAGAACGCCAACGACTGGTTCTACAAGACCGCCCACCAGTTCGGCCTCGGCGCCGAGACCGGCATCGACCTGCCCAACGAGGTCACCGGCCGCATCCCCGACCGCCAGTGGAAGCAGGACTACTGGAAGGCCAACAAGGACGCCTGGTGCAAGACCGGCAAGAAGGGCGGCACGTACGCGGAGCAGATCGCGTACGAGAACTGCCTCGAAGGCAACCGCATGCGCGCAGGTGACTCCGTCAACTACTCCATCGGCCAGGGCGACACCCTCGTCACCCCCATCCAGATGGCCACCATCTACGGGGCCATCTCCAACGGCGGCACCCTCTACGACCCCACCGTCGGCAAGGCGATCATCAGCGCCGACGGCAAGAGCGTGCAGGAGATCGATCCCAAGTCGCACGGCAAGCTGCCGATAGACAAGACCACGCTGGCCAAGATGGACGACGCCCTCGAGGGAGTCGCCACCCGCGGTACGGCAGCCTGGCGTTTCCAGGGCTGGCCGCAGGACGAGATCCCGATGCACGCCAAGACGGGTACCGCCGAGGTCTACGGCAAGCAGACGACGTCCTGGTTCGCCACGTACACCAAGGACTACTCGATCGTCATGACGATCTCCCAGGGTGGTACGGGCTCCGGCGCCTCGGCGCCCGCCGTGCGCAAGCTCTACAACGCGCTGTACGGCGTCTCCGAGGACGGCAAGATCGACAAGAAGAAGGCGCTGCTGCCGACCCCGCAGAAGGGCCTGCCGAAGATCGAGTCCGACGGCTCGATCGACGCCCCGAAGCTGGAGACGTACCCGCCGAAGAAGACCGAGGAGGAACTGGCCGAGGAGGAGGCCCAGACGGTGGCCGCCGGCCCGGAGGCCCAGCCGGTGTCCTTCGAGCAGGGTATGGGTGCCGTGATCGCCGTACCGGGCACCTGGGCCGTCGTCACCGAGCGAGGCGAGGGAGCCGTGGACACCGACCAACCGGCGGCGATCGTCAGCACACGCGGCGGCAACGGCAACCGCGCGGCGCGACGGCGTACCGGCTGCGGGCGCGCCGCAAAGGGGCGCGGGGCTGTATCGACATGCGGTTCCGCCGCGATGGGGGTCCCCCCGGTCGAGCGAAGCCGAGACTGGGGGAGCGACCAGCCACGACGACGCCGCAGCCGACCGACGACGGCGCGTCTCGGCACCCAAAGCGGAGCGCTCACGCGGAGGACGTCCGTATGA
- the mreD gene encoding rod shape-determining protein MreD, whose protein sequence is MRFNRMLLSTTLVIVALVLQVSVLARLHLPGAVPDLVLLTVLGLALVYGHVGGALIGFGAGLLSDLAPPADHAAGRYALVLCVIGYLAGLAKPETGRLKSATGPMAVVVVAALGSTLLYAGVGALVGDDAARHVGLPSLLFTAVLYDLLLAPFVVPGLMALARRAENDPLADTNNAAKAADVSSGWLSSGTGLRIGGQRGGLRLKAARSRVARAGRIKGVKRL, encoded by the coding sequence ATGCGCTTCAACCGGATGCTGCTCTCCACCACCCTGGTGATCGTCGCCCTGGTGCTTCAGGTGAGCGTCCTTGCCCGCCTCCACCTCCCGGGCGCCGTACCTGACTTGGTACTCCTCACCGTGCTCGGCCTCGCCCTGGTCTACGGCCATGTCGGCGGCGCGCTGATCGGCTTCGGCGCCGGGCTGCTGTCCGACCTCGCCCCGCCCGCCGACCACGCCGCCGGGCGGTACGCCCTGGTGCTGTGCGTCATCGGCTACCTCGCGGGGCTGGCGAAGCCCGAGACCGGCCGGCTCAAGTCGGCGACCGGACCGATGGCCGTGGTCGTCGTCGCCGCGCTCGGCTCGACCCTCCTGTACGCCGGTGTCGGCGCCCTCGTCGGCGACGACGCGGCCCGCCATGTCGGCCTTCCCAGCCTGCTGTTCACGGCCGTCCTGTACGACCTGCTGCTCGCGCCGTTCGTCGTCCCCGGCCTCATGGCGCTCGCCCGACGCGCCGAGAACGATCCGCTCGCCGACACCAACAACGCGGCCAAGGCGGCCGATGTCTCCTCGGGCTGGCTCTCCTCCGGGACCGGCCTGCGCATCGGCGGCCAACGCGGCGGACTCCGCCTGAAGGCCGCGCGCTCCCGGGTCGCCCGGGCGGGCCGCATCAAGGGGGTCAAGCGGCTGTGA